A genomic segment from Gorilla gorilla gorilla isolate KB3781 chromosome 3, NHGRI_mGorGor1-v2.1_pri, whole genome shotgun sequence encodes:
- the LOC101139396 gene encoding ubiquitin-conjugating enzyme E2 C-like → MACQNLDPATTSVAAAYEGATPSRGAARYLVGKRLQQELVTFTMPTYEDLRYKLSLELPRGYPYNVPMVKFLTPCYHPNMDTQGNICLDILKDKWSALYDVRTILLSIHSLRGEPNIDSSLNRHAAKLWKPPTAFKKHLQETYLKQVTRQEP, encoded by the exons ATGGCCTGTCAAAACCTTGACCCAGCCACCACCAGTGTTGCTGCTGCCTATGAAGGTGCCACCCCCAGCAGGGGTGCTGCCCGGTACCTTGTGGGCAAAAGGCTACAGCAGGAGTTGGTGACCTTCACAATGCCTA CATATGAAGACCTGAGGTATAAGCTCTCCCTAGAGCTCCCCAGGGGCTACCCTTACAATGTACCAATGGTGAAGTTCCTCACGCCCTGCTACCACCCCAACATGGACACCCAGGGTAATATCTGCCTGGACATCCTGAAGGACAAGTGGTCTGCCCTGTATGATGTCAGGACCATCCTGCTCTCCATCCACAGCCTTCGAGGCGAACCCAACATTGATAGCTCGTTGAACAGGCATGCTGCCAAGCTCTGGAAACCCCCCACAGCTTTTAAGAAGCACCTGCAAGAAACCTACTTAAAGCAGGTCACCAGACAGGAGCCCTGA